The proteins below come from a single Pedobacter aquae genomic window:
- a CDS encoding M20 metallopeptidase family protein: protein MLIEKIKLAAKEIHEDVIANRRHLHAHPELSFEEYETSAFVQEQLKAMQIPFEKMANTGVVGIIKGEKPSDKVIALRADMDALPIEEANDVPYKSTKPGIMHACGHDVHTSSLLGTAKILNDLKSEFGGTIKLIFQPAEERLPGGANLMIKEGVLENPKPSAVLGQHVMPLIEAGKIGIRPGKYMASTDELYVTVKGKGGHGAQPQQNIDPVVIMAHMITALQQIVSRNADPRLPSVLSFGKVIANGATNVIPNEVYLEGTFRTLNEDWRAEAHQKMKKMAESIADGMGGSCDFRIERGYPFLINEEALTANVKSFAVDYMGKENVIDLDIWMAAEDFAYFSQVTDACFYRLGTGNKERNITSSVHTPTFDIDEKSLELSTGLMAYLTLKQLGN, encoded by the coding sequence ATGCTGATTGAGAAAATTAAGTTAGCCGCAAAGGAAATTCATGAGGATGTAATTGCTAACAGAAGACATCTGCATGCTCATCCAGAACTCTCTTTTGAAGAGTATGAAACTTCTGCTTTTGTACAAGAGCAGCTAAAAGCCATGCAAATACCATTTGAAAAAATGGCAAATACAGGTGTTGTAGGTATTATTAAAGGCGAAAAGCCATCAGATAAAGTTATCGCCTTAAGAGCAGATATGGATGCCCTTCCTATTGAAGAGGCTAATGATGTGCCTTATAAATCTACCAAGCCAGGTATCATGCATGCTTGTGGGCATGATGTACACACTTCTTCTTTATTAGGGACAGCAAAAATCCTGAACGATTTAAAAAGCGAGTTTGGTGGAACTATCAAATTGATATTTCAACCGGCAGAAGAAAGATTACCAGGAGGTGCAAACCTCATGATTAAAGAAGGTGTTTTAGAAAATCCTAAACCATCGGCTGTATTGGGGCAGCATGTCATGCCTTTGATAGAAGCGGGTAAAATTGGTATTCGCCCGGGTAAATATATGGCCTCTACGGATGAACTATATGTAACCGTAAAAGGTAAAGGCGGCCATGGTGCACAACCACAGCAAAATATAGACCCTGTGGTGATTATGGCACATATGATTACAGCCTTGCAACAAATTGTAAGTAGAAATGCTGATCCTCGCTTACCATCTGTATTATCTTTTGGGAAGGTAATTGCTAATGGGGCAACCAATGTTATCCCCAATGAAGTTTATTTAGAAGGAACTTTTAGAACCCTAAATGAAGACTGGAGAGCAGAAGCTCATCAAAAAATGAAAAAAATGGCTGAGTCTATTGCCGATGGTATGGGCGGAAGTTGTGATTTTAGAATAGAAAGAGGTTATCCATTTTTAATCAATGAAGAAGCTTTAACAGCTAATGTAAAGAGTTTCGCTGTTGATTATATGGGGAAAGAAAATGTGATAGATTTAGATATCTGGATGGCGGCAGAAGATTTTGCTTATTTCTCTCAGGTAACTGATGCTTGCTTTTACAGATTAGGAACAGGTAATAAAGAGCGTAATATCACCTCATCTGTGCACACCCCAACTTTTGATATTGATGAAAAATCGCTAGAGTTAAGCACAGGCTTAATGGCTTACTTAACCCTAAAACAATTAGGAAATTAG
- a CDS encoding aldo/keto reductase: protein MEKVYLSDAGPKVSPAIYGFYRWNNDAENTAANMEKIVNLCLELGINSFDHADVYGNYQCEELFGEVMRKKSFKREDIVLFTKCGIRLPHASQPDVRIKHFDTSGKHIIQSVENSLKKLNTDYIDIFLLDHLDPISNLEETASTLLKLKLSGKVKNIGITNFSVFQHQLLASYLNTPIVTNHIELNLLNTAALDSGQIDYIKQRYMRPLASAPLADGRIATGTDILAVNVREKLQEIANKYEVDIESMAVAWLIKLGALPLIGTRNEQRIRNIVNAFSIDLDSQDWHELYAASK, encoded by the coding sequence ATGGAAAAAGTATATTTAAGCGATGCAGGACCAAAAGTTTCACCTGCTATCTACGGTTTTTACAGATGGAATAACGATGCAGAAAACACTGCTGCTAATATGGAAAAAATAGTAAATCTGTGTTTAGAACTCGGGATTAACTCTTTTGACCATGCAGATGTGTACGGAAATTACCAATGCGAAGAATTATTTGGTGAAGTAATGCGCAAAAAGTCTTTCAAAAGAGAAGACATTGTATTGTTTACTAAATGTGGCATCAGGTTACCTCATGCTAGTCAACCAGATGTTAGAATCAAACATTTTGATACTTCTGGCAAACATATTATCCAATCTGTAGAAAATTCTTTAAAAAAGTTGAATACAGATTATATTGATATTTTTCTTTTAGACCATTTAGACCCTATCAGTAATTTAGAAGAAACGGCAAGTACTTTGCTAAAATTGAAATTATCTGGAAAGGTTAAAAATATTGGTATCACCAATTTCTCGGTATTTCAACATCAGCTTTTAGCGTCTTATTTAAATACGCCTATTGTTACCAACCACATAGAGCTTAATTTACTAAACACAGCGGCTTTAGATAGCGGACAGATAGATTATATTAAACAACGTTATATGCGTCCTCTAGCATCGGCACCTTTGGCAGATGGCAGAATTGCAACCGGAACGGATATTTTAGCGGTAAATGTAAGAGAGAAATTACAGGAAATTGCGAATAAATATGAGGTTGATATAGAATCTATGGCGGTAGCTTGGTTAATTAAACTAGGCGCTTTACCATTAATAGGAACTAGAAATGAGCAAAGAATAAGAAATATTGTAAATGCTTTTAGTATTGATTTAGATAGTCAAGATTGGCATGAGCTTTATGCCGCTTCTAAATAA
- a CDS encoding TVP38/TMEM64 family protein — protein MIEKEQKTSFLPLIFSGFVIALVVMSYFFIPEVKSFMKQAYTVLTSDDTERIRNWVSTFGLWGPIVLIVAMILQLFLMVIPSVIIMVIAVLAYGPWLGSFITIVGIFCSASVGYLVGDYLGDVGVEKLIGEKALHKIASFFKAYGLWTVIVFRASPFLSNDAISFVGGFVEMTYKRFIIATLLGSSPLLILVAVFGQSIDQLKPGLIIASIVSLLGLGIYIYMDKRKTKRLSQK, from the coding sequence ATGATAGAAAAAGAACAGAAAACATCATTCCTTCCACTTATTTTTTCTGGTTTTGTAATAGCTCTAGTGGTCATGAGTTACTTCTTCATCCCTGAAGTAAAAAGCTTCATGAAACAGGCTTATACGGTGCTTACCAGCGATGATACAGAGCGAATCCGTAATTGGGTATCAACCTTTGGTTTATGGGGACCAATAGTTTTAATTGTAGCGATGATTTTACAGCTTTTTTTAATGGTTATCCCTAGTGTTATTATCATGGTGATAGCTGTTTTAGCCTATGGTCCTTGGTTGGGTTCATTCATTACTATCGTAGGAATATTTTGCTCTGCATCGGTTGGTTATTTGGTTGGCGATTATTTAGGCGATGTTGGCGTAGAAAAACTGATAGGCGAAAAAGCATTACATAAAATAGCGTCTTTTTTTAAAGCCTATGGTTTGTGGACGGTTATCGTTTTCAGAGCTTCGCCTTTCTTATCTAATGATGCTATTAGCTTTGTAGGTGGTTTTGTTGAGATGACGTATAAACGTTTTATCATCGCCACGCTTTTAGGAAGTTCTCCTTTATTAATATTGGTTGCAGTGTTTGGGCAGTCTATAGATCAATTAAAACCAGGTTTAATTATAGCATCTATCGTTAGTCTTCTAGGTTTAGGTATTTATATTTACATGGATAAAAGGAAAACAAAGAGGCTGTCTCAAAAATAG
- a CDS encoding outer membrane beta-barrel protein, producing the protein MKKLILSIAVLAGLGVSAQAQTEKGKIILGGSVAYQSEKSDANGANAAESFNILPSVGYFVADNIAIGTGIGYNYSNVGAASTTGQREEFLVSPFGRYYTALGEKFKFFGQLQVPLAFGNVKATDASGDAGSKTGTSTSIGVALSPGFAYFPTKKIGIEFALNGISYNNYRVEDANGNELKGAGSDSFAIGTNFFAPRIGIQFHF; encoded by the coding sequence ATGAAAAAATTAATTTTATCAATTGCAGTATTAGCAGGACTAGGTGTTTCTGCACAAGCACAAACAGAAAAAGGAAAAATTATTCTTGGTGGTTCAGTAGCTTACCAATCAGAAAAATCTGATGCAAACGGTGCTAATGCTGCTGAAAGTTTTAACATTCTTCCTAGTGTTGGCTATTTTGTAGCAGACAACATTGCTATTGGTACAGGTATAGGTTATAACTACAGCAATGTAGGTGCTGCAAGCACAACCGGACAAAGAGAAGAGTTTTTAGTTAGTCCTTTTGGTAGATATTACACTGCTTTAGGCGAAAAATTCAAATTCTTTGGTCAGTTACAAGTGCCCTTGGCTTTTGGTAATGTAAAAGCTACTGACGCTAGTGGAGATGCAGGCTCAAAAACTGGTACTTCAACTTCTATTGGTGTAGCATTATCTCCAGGTTTTGCTTATTTCCCAACTAAGAAAATCGGTATTGAGTTTGCCCTTAACGGGATATCTTACAATAATTACCGTGTAGAGGATGCTAATGGTAATGAATTAAAAGGTGCTGGCAGCGATTCTTTTGCAATTGGCACAAACTTCTTTGCACCTAGAATTGGAATTCAGTTCCACTTCTAA
- a CDS encoding TetR/AcrR family transcriptional regulator, with protein MVAAPVNDDGLNKEILDAAKQLFSKYGLKKTTMEDVAKAVGKGKSTLYYYYPGKSELFEAVVNHEMQNAVKHIRLAVNAESTALAKFQAYLMSRLKLKEEYDNLSKVVFEDVFDHFREIFGLKQEFEQTHIDFIKEIIKSGVQCGEFKSMNDEEITFFASWTNAAFNGLELPNQSSACLTGSSESCCRLINMILGGITK; from the coding sequence ATGGTAGCTGCTCCTGTAAATGATGATGGTCTTAATAAAGAAATCCTAGATGCTGCAAAGCAACTATTTTCTAAATATGGTTTAAAAAAAACCACGATGGAAGATGTTGCCAAAGCTGTAGGAAAGGGAAAAAGTACGCTTTATTACTATTATCCGGGCAAATCAGAATTGTTTGAAGCCGTTGTTAATCATGAAATGCAAAATGCTGTAAAGCATATCAGGTTAGCGGTTAATGCAGAAAGTACGGCTTTAGCTAAATTTCAGGCTTATTTAATGTCTAGGCTAAAGCTTAAAGAAGAATATGATAATTTAAGTAAAGTGGTTTTTGAAGATGTTTTCGACCATTTCAGAGAAATATTCGGTTTAAAACAAGAGTTTGAGCAAACGCATATCGACTTTATCAAAGAAATTATCAAAAGTGGTGTACAGTGTGGCGAGTTTAAAAGTATGAACGATGAAGAAATCACTTTCTTTGCCAGCTGGACAAATGCCGCTTTCAATGGTTTAGAACTTCCCAATCAATCCTCCGCTTGTTTAACTGGCTCTTCAGAATCTTGTTGTAGGCTTATCAACATGATTTTAGGCGGTATCACAAAATAA